A single Fusobacterium perfoetens ATCC 29250 DNA region contains:
- the gyrA gene encoding DNA gyrase subunit A, with amino-acid sequence MSNIIDRYVEEEMKQCYLDYSMSVIVSRAIPDVRDGLKPVHRRILYAMNELGMTHDKPFKKCARIVGEVLGKYHPHGDSAVYGAMVRMAQDFNYRYELVDGHGNFGSIDGDGAAAMRYTEARMAKISDEILADIDKDTIDFRKNFDDSLDEPVVLPAKIPNLLLNGTVGIAVGMATNIPPHNLGELVDGTLALIDNRDITPLELVDYIPGPDFPTGGIINGKKGIIDAYTKGRGKIQLRAKIKIEDASNGKQAIIVNEIPYQINKSALIERIALLVKEKKLTGISDLRDESDRDGIRIVIELKKGEEPEIVLNKLYKYTELQTSFGVIMLALVNNVPKVLNLKEVLEEYVKHRFEIITRRTKFELDKAEKRDHILQGFRIALENIDRIIELIKNSSDGNTAKEALMTKYAFTDIQARSIMDMKLQRLTGLEREKIEQEFQELERKIKEYKEILADEQKIYDIMKQELIEIKEKYNDDRRTLIEDERKDIDVEDLIKDEKVLLTITNKGYVKRIGIANYKAQKRGGRGVSSQNTIEDDFVEDMFVMNNLDTVMIFTDKGRVYRMKAYEVPETSKQSRGKLISNIINFQEDEKPAFIIKVREFSDKKEVIFVTKDGTIKKTNLMEYANINSNGKIAINFREGDALVFAGLIKKETDQLFIATKLGYSIRMDLNEVRSISRSAIGVKGINLREGDNVVSALLITDPENETILTVTSNGFGKRSRVMEYTTQNRGGKGIINFKLTSKTGEIIGVKPVKEDEEIMAINSSGVVIRTSVESIAVHGRATSGVKIMKTDEDTRVVAVVKVKSEKDEERIISEDEQENLEDVKNKLEEIKSEDNLFKTFDNEDEEM; translated from the coding sequence ATGTCTAATATTATAGATAGATATGTAGAAGAAGAAATGAAACAATGCTACTTAGATTATTCAATGAGTGTAATTGTAAGTAGAGCAATACCAGATGTAAGAGATGGATTAAAACCTGTACATAGAAGAATTCTTTATGCTATGAATGAATTAGGAATGACTCATGATAAACCTTTTAAGAAATGTGCAAGAATCGTTGGAGAGGTTTTAGGTAAATATCATCCTCATGGAGATAGTGCTGTATATGGAGCTATGGTAAGAATGGCTCAAGATTTTAACTATAGATACGAACTTGTAGATGGACATGGAAACTTCGGTTCTATAGATGGTGATGGAGCAGCAGCCATGAGATATACAGAGGCTAGAATGGCTAAAATAAGTGATGAAATTCTAGCTGACATAGATAAAGATACAATAGATTTTAGAAAGAACTTTGACGATTCTTTAGATGAACCAGTAGTTTTACCAGCCAAAATTCCAAATTTATTATTAAATGGAACTGTTGGAATAGCTGTAGGAATGGCTACAAATATTCCTCCTCATAATTTAGGAGAATTAGTTGATGGAACTTTAGCTTTAATAGATAATAGAGATATAACTCCATTAGAGCTTGTAGATTATATTCCAGGACCAGATTTTCCTACAGGTGGAATAATTAATGGAAAAAAAGGGATAATTGATGCTTATACAAAAGGAAGAGGAAAAATACAATTAAGAGCGAAAATTAAAATTGAAGATGCTTCAAATGGAAAACAAGCTATAATTGTAAATGAGATTCCTTATCAAATAAATAAATCAGCTTTAATAGAAAGAATTGCTCTATTAGTTAAAGAGAAAAAATTAACAGGAATTTCTGACTTAAGAGACGAATCAGATAGAGATGGAATAAGAATAGTTATTGAGTTGAAAAAAGGTGAAGAACCAGAAATAGTATTAAATAAATTATATAAATATACAGAACTTCAAACTTCTTTTGGGGTAATAATGTTAGCTTTAGTAAATAATGTACCTAAAGTTTTAAATCTTAAAGAAGTTTTAGAAGAGTACGTAAAACATAGATTTGAAATAATAACTAGAAGAACAAAATTCGAATTAGATAAGGCTGAAAAAAGAGACCATATTTTACAAGGATTTAGAATAGCTTTAGAAAATATAGATAGAATAATAGAACTTATTAAAAATTCATCTGATGGAAATACTGCTAAAGAAGCTTTAATGACTAAATATGCTTTCACAGATATTCAAGCAAGATCTATTATGGATATGAAATTACAAAGATTAACAGGTCTTGAAAGAGAAAAAATAGAACAAGAGTTCCAAGAATTAGAAAGAAAAATTAAGGAATATAAAGAAATTTTAGCAGATGAGCAAAAAATATATGATATAATGAAGCAAGAATTAATTGAAATAAAGGAAAAATACAACGACGATAGAAGAACATTAATAGAAGATGAAAGAAAAGATATTGATGTTGAAGATTTAATAAAAGATGAAAAAGTTTTATTAACTATAACAAATAAAGGTTATGTAAAAAGAATAGGTATAGCTAACTATAAAGCTCAAAAAAGAGGTGGAAGAGGGGTATCTAGTCAAAATACAATAGAAGATGACTTTGTAGAAGATATGTTTGTAATGAATAATCTAGATACAGTAATGATATTCACTGACAAAGGTAGAGTTTATAGAATGAAAGCTTATGAAGTTCCTGAAACTTCAAAACAATCAAGAGGAAAATTAATAAGTAATATAATTAATTTCCAAGAAGATGAAAAACCAGCTTTCATTATAAAAGTAAGAGAGTTTTCAGATAAAAAAGAGGTAATTTTTGTAACAAAAGATGGAACTATTAAGAAAACAAACTTAATGGAATATGCTAATATTAATAGTAATGGAAAAATAGCTATTAACTTTAGAGAAGGAGATGCCTTAGTTTTTGCTGGATTAATAAAAAAAGAAACAGACCAATTATTTATAGCAACAAAATTAGGATATTCAATTAGAATGGACTTAAATGAAGTAAGAAGTATTTCAAGGTCAGCAATAGGAGTAAAAGGTATAAATTTAAGAGAGGGAGATAATGTTGTATCAGCTCTTTTAATAACAGATCCAGAAAATGAAACAATTCTTACAGTAACATCAAATGGTTTTGGAAAAAGATCTAGAGTGATGGAGTATACAACTCAAAATAGAGGTGGAAAAGGAATCATAAACTTTAAACTTACTTCAAAAACAGGAGAGATAATAGGTGTTAAACCTGTAAAAGAAGATGAAGAAATAATGGCAATAAATTCTTCAGGAGTAGTTATCAGAACATCAGTAGAATCTATAGCTGTTCATGGAAGAGCTACTTCAGGAGTTAAAATAATGAAAACTGATGAAGATACAAGAGTTGTTGCAGTTGTTAAAGTAAAAAGTGAAAAAGATGAAGAAAGAATAATTTCAGAAGATGAGCAAGAAAATTTAGAAGATGTAAAAAATAAATTAGAAGAAATAAAATCTGAAGATAATTTATTTAAAACTTTTGACAATGAAGATGAGGAAATGTAA
- a CDS encoding L-serine ammonia-lyase, with amino-acid sequence MDSLRELFKIGNGPSSSHTMGPERAARKFKTENPDADHYKVELYGSLALTGKGHLTDWIIEKTLEPKQVEIIWKPEIVHPFHTNGMKFISCDKEDNVLKEWIVFSVGGGTIVEEGQPRNNGANIYPLTKMTDIMEWCKKNKKELWEYVFEYEGDDIKDYLLEIWNAMKEAVERGVNTEGILPGSIQLKRRASTFYKKSRGEGKVRAFRGKLFAYTLAVSEENASGGRVVTAPTCGASGVIPGALYTLREAYELKDDEVIKALAIAGLIGNIVKENASISGAEAGCQAEVGTACAMAAGMGAFLMGGSIEQIEYAAEMALEHSLGLTCDPVGGYVQIPCIERNASAAARALDTSNYSIYTDGSHSVSFDDVVITMKETGKDLKEEYRETSLGGLAKNYCKGCC; translated from the coding sequence ATGGATTCTTTGAGAGAATTATTCAAAATAGGAAATGGTCCTTCTAGTTCTCATACAATGGGACCAGAAAGAGCAGCTAGAAAATTTAAAACTGAAAATCCAGATGCAGACCACTATAAAGTGGAATTATACGGTTCCTTAGCATTGACAGGAAAGGGACATTTAACAGATTGGATAATAGAAAAGACTTTAGAACCTAAGCAAGTTGAAATAATTTGGAAACCTGAAATAGTTCATCCTTTTCATACTAATGGTATGAAATTTATTTCTTGTGACAAAGAAGATAATGTTTTAAAAGAATGGATAGTATTTTCTGTTGGTGGAGGTACTATTGTAGAAGAAGGACAACCAAGAAATAATGGTGCAAATATATATCCTTTAACTAAAATGACTGATATTATGGAATGGTGTAAAAAAAATAAAAAAGAGTTATGGGAATATGTATTTGAATATGAAGGCGATGATATAAAAGATTATCTTTTAGAAATATGGAATGCCATGAAAGAAGCTGTAGAAAGAGGAGTAAATACAGAAGGAATTTTACCAGGAAGTATTCAACTTAAGAGAAGAGCTTCTACTTTCTATAAAAAATCTAGAGGAGAAGGAAAAGTAAGAGCTTTTAGAGGAAAATTATTTGCTTATACTTTAGCTGTTTCAGAAGAAAATGCAAGTGGTGGAAGAGTGGTTACAGCTCCAACATGTGGGGCTTCAGGAGTAATCCCAGGAGCTTTATATACTTTAAGAGAAGCTTATGAATTAAAAGATGATGAAGTTATAAAAGCTTTAGCCATAGCTGGATTAATAGGAAATATAGTAAAAGAAAATGCTAGTATTTCTGGAGCTGAAGCTGGTTGTCAAGCTGAAGTAGGTACGGCTTGTGCAATGGCAGCTGGAATGGGAGCTTTTTTAATGGGAGGAAGTATAGAGCAAATAGAATATGCAGCAGAGATGGCTTTAGAACATAGTTTAGGACTTACTTGTGATCCAGTAGGTGGTTATGTTCAAATTCCTTGTATAGAGAGAAATGCTTCAGCAGCAGCAAGAGCTTTAGATACATCAAATTATTCTATATATACTGATGGGTCTCACTCTGTATCTTTTGATGATGTTGTTATTACAATGAAAGAAACAGGAAAAGATTTAAAAGAAGAATATAGAGAAACTTCTTTAGGTGGACTTGCAAAAAATTATTGTAAAGGATGTTGTTAA
- a CDS encoding YfcE family phosphodiesterase, with amino-acid sequence MKILAISDVHGCFERLYKIIKMENPEIILFSGDGYEDVTDMQYAFPEIKFVCARGNCDYNSSFNDEEIIEIFDKKFFITHGHIYGVKRNYFQIEMRAKELDANVVVFGHTHFPYLKNKEQTIYFNPGAVLCGSYGVITINEDKNIKLIHKEVK; translated from the coding sequence ATGAAAATACTAGCAATATCAGATGTTCATGGTTGTTTTGAGAGATTATACAAAATAATAAAAATGGAAAATCCTGAAATAATTTTATTTTCAGGAGATGGTTATGAAGATGTAACAGATATGCAATATGCTTTCCCTGAGATAAAATTTGTTTGTGCAAGGGGAAATTGTGACTATAATAGCTCTTTTAATGATGAAGAAATTATAGAAATTTTTGATAAAAAATTTTTTATAACTCATGGACATATTTATGGAGTAAAAAGAAACTATTTTCAAATAGAAATGAGAGCAAAAGAGCTAGATGCCAATGTAGTTGTTTTTGGTCATACTCATTTTCCTTATTTAAAAAATAAAGAGCAAACAATATATTTTAACCCTGGAGCTGTCTTATGTGGCAGCTATGGGGTTATTACTATAAATGAAGACAAAAATATAAAATTAATTCATAAAGAAGTTAAATAA
- the pheT gene encoding phenylalanine--tRNA ligase subunit beta, with the protein MLISLEWLKQYVDINENIEELEKALTMIGQEVEAIDVQGKDLDNVVIGHIVEYGRHPEADKLSLLKVNVGEEEPLQIVCGAPNHKLGDKVVVAKIGAVLPGDFKIKKSKIRGIESCGMCCSKAELGLGKDHSGIIILPEDAPIGMEYREYVGLNDVVFELEITPNRPDCLSHIGIAREIAAYYGREVKYPKIEKLNDVTFTDDSIEISIEDRERCKRFAGRVIRGVKVAESPEWLKKRIIAMGLNPINNIVDISNFVMFEYNQPIHIYDLKEIAGGKVIARRGKEGEKLVTLMEQEIDVNGELVIADGEKPSGLAGIMGGLGSGIKEDTQDIFIEVAYFTPEDIRKAGRKFGIVSDAGYRNERGTDMENVPTVLDRVTDLILQLVNPQSVGKMIDVYPEKYQSTEIELNIEKLRRFAGKEIPKERIIEILTNLNLKVEDNGETLKVVPPSYRGDLYRPADLYEEVIRMYGFENIEDKMPIEDITAGVKNEVIRLMDESKDALAKIGLQEVINYSFIPREVKDMLHIEKEEIMILNPIVETMAMMRPTLIYSILNNIKENLNRNQDSIKIFEVAKVFEKTDDLLAKEDIHMAIGICGRDEKTLWNPKPEAYDFYVLKGYVEEYLQEIGIKGYKIVRTTNKNFHPGRAADIMIGKLVVGTFGEIHPEISEKMDILKERAYIAEMNVSLLKQYMNKKIKYERVVKYPEVTRDFAIVLDENVLVGDMIEAIKKSSDFIESVGLFDIYRGEHIETGKKSVAISVVMRDKKGTLNEEEINKVQDKILGIVKTKYLGEIRQ; encoded by the coding sequence ATGTTAATTTCATTAGAATGGCTTAAGCAATATGTTGATATAAATGAAAATATAGAAGAGCTTGAAAAAGCTTTAACAATGATAGGACAAGAAGTAGAAGCTATAGATGTTCAAGGAAAAGATTTAGACAATGTTGTTATTGGACATATAGTAGAATATGGAAGACATCCAGAAGCTGATAAACTATCTTTATTAAAAGTAAATGTTGGAGAAGAAGAACCATTACAAATAGTTTGTGGAGCTCCAAATCATAAATTAGGAGATAAAGTAGTAGTAGCTAAAATAGGAGCTGTTTTACCAGGAGATTTCAAAATTAAGAAAAGTAAAATAAGAGGAATTGAATCTTGTGGAATGTGTTGTTCTAAGGCTGAGCTTGGACTTGGAAAAGACCATTCTGGAATTATTATACTGCCAGAAGATGCTCCTATAGGAATGGAATATAGAGAATATGTTGGTTTAAATGATGTTGTATTTGAATTAGAAATAACACCTAATAGACCTGATTGTCTTTCACATATAGGTATAGCTAGAGAAATAGCTGCTTACTATGGAAGAGAAGTTAAATATCCAAAAATTGAAAAATTAAATGATGTAACTTTTACAGATGATTCAATAGAAATTTCAATTGAAGATAGAGAAAGATGTAAGAGATTCGCTGGTAGAGTTATTCGTGGAGTAAAAGTAGCTGAATCTCCAGAATGGTTAAAGAAAAGAATAATTGCTATGGGATTAAATCCTATTAATAATATAGTAGATATTTCAAATTTTGTAATGTTTGAATATAATCAACCTATTCACATCTATGATTTAAAAGAGATAGCTGGTGGAAAAGTTATTGCTAGAAGAGGAAAAGAGGGAGAAAAATTAGTTACTCTTATGGAACAAGAAATAGATGTTAATGGAGAGTTAGTAATTGCTGATGGAGAAAAACCTTCTGGATTAGCAGGAATAATGGGAGGTTTAGGAAGTGGAATAAAAGAGGATACACAAGATATCTTTATAGAAGTTGCTTACTTTACTCCTGAAGATATAAGAAAAGCTGGAAGAAAATTTGGAATAGTAAGTGATGCAGGATATAGAAATGAAAGAGGAACTGATATGGAAAATGTTCCAACTGTATTAGATAGAGTTACAGACCTTATATTACAATTAGTAAATCCTCAATCAGTAGGAAAAATGATAGATGTTTATCCTGAAAAATATCAATCAACAGAAATAGAATTAAATATAGAAAAATTAAGAAGATTTGCTGGAAAAGAAATTCCAAAAGAGAGAATTATAGAAATATTAACAAATCTTAACTTAAAAGTAGAAGATAATGGAGAAACTTTAAAAGTTGTTCCTCCAAGTTATAGAGGAGATTTATACAGACCAGCTGACTTATATGAAGAAGTTATAAGAATGTATGGATTTGAAAATATAGAAGATAAAATGCCAATAGAAGATATAACTGCTGGGGTTAAAAATGAAGTTATAAGACTTATGGACGAATCTAAAGATGCTCTTGCTAAAATAGGATTACAAGAAGTTATAAATTATAGCTTTATTCCTAGAGAAGTAAAAGATATGTTACATATAGAAAAAGAAGAAATAATGATATTAAATCCAATAGTTGAAACTATGGCAATGATGAGACCTACATTAATTTATAGTATCTTAAATAACATAAAAGAAAACTTAAATAGAAATCAAGATTCTATAAAAATATTTGAAGTAGCAAAAGTTTTTGAAAAAACAGATGATTTATTAGCAAAAGAAGATATTCATATGGCTATTGGAATTTGTGGAAGAGACGAAAAAACTTTATGGAATCCAAAACCAGAAGCATATGATTTTTATGTATTAAAAGGGTATGTAGAAGAGTATCTTCAAGAAATAGGAATTAAAGGATATAAAATAGTAAGAACAACTAATAAAAATTTCCATCCTGGAAGAGCAGCAGATATAATGATAGGAAAATTAGTTGTTGGAACATTTGGAGAAATCCATCCAGAAATTTCTGAAAAAATGGATATATTAAAAGAAAGAGCTTATATAGCTGAAATGAATGTTTCTTTATTAAAACAATATATGAATAAGAAAATAAAATATGAAAGAGTAGTAAAATATCCAGAAGTTACAAGAGACTTTGCAATTGTATTAGATGAAAATGTACTTGTAGGAGATATGATAGAAGCTATTAAGAAAAGTTCTGACTTTATAGAATCAGTTGGACTATTTGATATCTATAGAGGAGAACATATAGAAACAGGTAAAAAATCAGTTGCAATAAGTGTTGTAATGAGAGATAAAAAAGGCACTTTAAATGAAGAAGAAATTAATAAAGTACAAGATAAAATATTAGGAATTGTAAAAACTAAATATTTAGGAGAAATTAGACAATAG
- the pth gene encoding aminoacyl-tRNA hydrolase, producing the protein MKLIVGLGNPGKEYEKTRHNIGFMVIDELAEKLKVYDFKEKFSGLIGETIYKGEKIILLKPQTYMNLSGNSIIQVVNFYKLNPEKDIVIVYDDMSLPLGKLRVREKGSSGGHNGIKSIISHIGEKFLRIKFGIGQSQEKNKVVDFVIGKFSKEEEKEISEVLVHASEALVSIIEGTPIEKIMQSYNKK; encoded by the coding sequence ATGAAATTAATAGTAGGATTAGGGAATCCTGGAAAAGAATATGAAAAGACAAGACATAATATAGGATTTATGGTAATAGATGAATTAGCAGAAAAATTAAAAGTATATGATTTTAAAGAAAAATTTAGTGGATTAATAGGGGAAACAATATACAAAGGAGAAAAAATTATTTTATTAAAACCACAAACATACATGAACTTAAGTGGGAACTCTATAATTCAAGTTGTTAATTTTTATAAATTAAATCCAGAGAAAGATATTGTTATAGTGTATGATGATATGTCACTTCCGTTGGGTAAATTAAGAGTTAGAGAAAAGGGAAGTTCTGGTGGGCATAATGGAATAAAATCAATAATATCTCATATAGGAGAGAAATTTTTAAGAATAAAATTTGGAATAGGACAAAGTCAAGAGAAAAATAAAGTAGTAGATTTTGTTATTGGAAAATTTTCAAAAGAGGAAGAAAAAGAAATTAGTGAAGTATTAGTTCACGCAAGTGAGGCCTTAGTATCCATAATAGAAGGAACACCAATTGAAAAAATTATGCAAAGTTATAATAAAAAGTAG
- the pheS gene encoding phenylalanine--tRNA ligase subunit alpha, producing the protein MKEKLSLLKTQAKEEILKLNTLQEVEDFRIKYLGKKGLITEISKGMKNLSSEERPVIGQLLNEIREEITNFIESKKEEITKALKEKQLKEEVIDITLSGKKVELGRLHPLTETANLLKKIAMDMGFDVADGPEIELVKYNFDALNIPESHPSRDITDTFYISDEVCLRTQTSPVQVRYMLEKKPPFRMVCVGKVYRPDYDVSHTPMFHQMEGLMVGKDISFANLKAILTTFMEKVFGENTKVRFRPHFFPFTEPSAEMDVECVICKGKGCRVCKNSGWLEIMGCGMVDPEVLKAVGYNPDEVSGFAFGMGIERITMLRHGIDDLRAFFENDTRFLKQFK; encoded by the coding sequence ATGAAAGAAAAATTATCTTTGCTTAAAACTCAAGCAAAAGAAGAAATTTTAAAATTAAATACTTTACAAGAAGTAGAAGACTTTAGAATAAAGTATTTAGGAAAAAAAGGACTTATAACAGAAATTTCTAAAGGAATGAAAAATCTTTCTTCTGAAGAAAGACCTGTAATAGGACAATTATTAAATGAAATTAGAGAAGAGATTACTAATTTTATAGAATCTAAAAAAGAAGAAATAACAAAAGCATTAAAAGAAAAACAATTAAAAGAAGAAGTTATAGATATAACTCTTTCAGGAAAAAAAGTTGAATTAGGAAGATTACATCCATTGACAGAAACAGCTAATTTATTAAAGAAAATAGCTATGGATATGGGATTTGATGTAGCAGATGGACCAGAAATAGAACTTGTAAAATATAACTTTGATGCTTTAAATATTCCAGAATCACATCCTTCAAGAGATATAACTGATACTTTCTATATATCTGATGAAGTTTGTTTAAGAACTCAAACTTCTCCAGTACAAGTAAGATATATGTTAGAGAAAAAACCACCATTTAGAATGGTTTGTGTTGGAAAAGTTTATAGACCAGATTATGATGTATCTCATACACCAATGTTCCATCAAATGGAAGGATTAATGGTTGGAAAAGATATATCTTTTGCTAATTTAAAGGCTATACTTACTACTTTTATGGAAAAAGTATTTGGAGAAAATACTAAAGTAAGATTTAGACCTCACTTTTTCCCATTTACAGAACCAAGTGCTGAAATGGATGTTGAATGTGTAATCTGTAAAGGAAAAGGATGTAGAGTTTGTAAAAATAGTGGTTGGTTAGAAATTATGGGTTGTGGAATGGTTGACCCAGAAGTTTTAAAAGCTGTTGGTTATAATCCAGATGAAGTTTCAGGGTTTGCGTTTGGTATGGGAATAGAAAGAATAACTATGTTAAGACATGGTATAGATGACTTAAGAGCATTCTTTGAAAACGATACAAGATTTTTAAAACAATTTAAATAA
- a CDS encoding RnfABCDGE type electron transport complex subunit D, with protein sequence MGPSPHIRTSETVDKVMLDVIIALIPALLMAIYVFKLRALIVTAVSVVCCMLTEFLFNKIRKKECTLHDKSAIVTGLLFAFVIPVGMSLPFVAIGAFVCIALGKMIFGGLGCNIFNPALVGRAFVQASWPVAITTFTLDGVAGPTMLDAMKRGLPMSDVLIGEGNMYVQALIGKIGGCIGETSAIALIIGGIYLVYKKQIDWKMPVIIVLTVAVFTTLLGAKDPIMQVISGGLLLGAIFMATDMVTSPVTPKGKLIYAFGIGFLISMIRMKGGYPEGTAFSILIMNGVTPLINRYTMPKKFGEVKADGKK encoded by the coding sequence ATGGGGCCTTCGCCTCACATAAGAACATCTGAAACAGTTGATAAAGTAATGTTAGATGTTATAATTGCATTAATTCCAGCTTTATTGATGGCTATTTATGTATTTAAACTAAGAGCATTAATAGTAACTGCTGTTTCAGTAGTGTGTTGTATGTTAACAGAATTTTTATTCAATAAAATAAGAAAAAAAGAATGTACTTTACATGATAAAAGTGCTATAGTAACAGGACTTTTATTTGCATTTGTAATACCAGTAGGAATGTCATTACCTTTTGTTGCTATAGGGGCTTTTGTTTGTATAGCATTAGGAAAAATGATATTTGGAGGATTAGGATGTAATATATTCAATCCTGCATTAGTAGGTAGAGCATTTGTTCAAGCTTCATGGCCAGTAGCTATAACTACATTTACATTAGATGGTGTAGCTGGTCCAACAATGTTAGATGCAATGAAAAGAGGATTACCTATGTCTGATGTTTTAATTGGAGAAGGAAATATGTATGTTCAAGCTCTAATTGGAAAAATAGGAGGATGTATAGGAGAAACTTCAGCTATTGCTTTAATAATTGGAGGAATTTATCTAGTTTATAAGAAACAAATTGACTGGAAAATGCCAGTAATAATAGTTTTAACTGTAGCTGTATTTACAACATTATTAGGAGCAAAAGATCCTATAATGCAAGTTATTTCAGGGGGATTATTATTAGGAGCTATATTTATGGCTACTGATATGGTTACAAGTCCTGTAACACCAAAAGGAAAATTAATTTATGCTTTTGGTATTGGATTCTTAATTTCAATGATAAGAATGAAAGGTGGATATCCAGAAGGTACAGCTTTCTCTATATTAATAATGAATGGTGTTACTCCATTAATCAATAGATATACTATGCCTAAAAAATTTGGGGAGGTGAAAGCTGATGGAAAGAAATAG
- the rsxC gene encoding electron transport complex subunit RsxC: MKFFGFRGGVHPPDNKAQTATKATEKMPSPKMVYVPLQQHIGAPLDPLVKVGDTVLKGQKIADSTAFMSTTIHSPVSGIVKKIEQRVFPLMGKANTIIIENDGKDEWCELEKIENWQEASKEDLLKLIREKGIVGIGGASFPTHIKLNPPKDTPIDTLVLNGAECEPYLNSDNRLMLEDPNSIVEGIKIIKKILGVNTAVIGIEENKPLAIASMRKACEGTGIEVMPLHTKYPQGGEKQLIKAVLDREVPSGKLPASVGVVVQNTGTAAAIYRGVVLGEPLIEKIVTVSGKAIKEPKNLKVVIGTPFSELLEYCGVDREKVDKLVMGGPMMGMAQFTEEVPVIKGTGGLLALTKEETNYTKPQACISCGKCVDVCPMHLVPFMYARLAKKEEWENLGQYNLMDCIECGSCAYICPANRPLTEAIKIGKAKLRAIKK, from the coding sequence ATGAAGTTTTTTGGATTTAGAGGTGGTGTACATCCACCTGATAACAAAGCCCAAACAGCAACAAAAGCAACAGAAAAAATGCCATCACCTAAAATGGTGTATGTACCATTACAACAACACATAGGAGCTCCTTTAGATCCTCTTGTGAAAGTAGGAGATACAGTTCTTAAAGGACAAAAAATAGCAGACTCAACTGCTTTTATGTCTACAACAATTCACTCTCCCGTTAGTGGAATTGTTAAGAAAATAGAACAACGTGTATTTCCATTAATGGGAAAAGCTAATACTATCATTATAGAAAATGATGGAAAAGATGAATGGTGTGAACTTGAGAAAATTGAAAATTGGCAAGAAGCATCAAAAGAAGACTTACTAAAACTTATTAGAGAAAAAGGAATTGTAGGAATAGGAGGAGCTAGTTTTCCTACACACATTAAATTAAATCCTCCAAAAGATACTCCAATAGATACTTTAGTATTAAATGGAGCAGAGTGTGAGCCTTATTTAAATTCTGATAACAGACTTATGTTAGAAGACCCTAATTCTATAGTAGAAGGAATTAAAATTATTAAAAAAATATTAGGAGTAAATACAGCTGTAATAGGAATAGAGGAAAATAAACCTCTAGCTATAGCTAGTATGAGAAAAGCTTGTGAAGGAACTGGAATAGAAGTTATGCCTCTTCACACAAAATATCCTCAAGGAGGAGAAAAACAACTTATAAAAGCTGTTTTAGATAGAGAGGTACCATCTGGAAAATTACCAGCTTCAGTAGGTGTTGTTGTTCAAAATACAGGAACAGCTGCTGCTATTTATAGAGGAGTTGTTTTAGGAGAGCCATTAATAGAAAAAATAGTTACAGTTTCAGGAAAAGCTATAAAAGAACCTAAAAACTTAAAAGTTGTAATAGGAACACCTTTCTCTGAATTATTAGAGTATTGCGGTGTTGATAGAGAAAAAGTAGATAAACTTGTCATGGGAGGACCTATGATGGGTATGGCCCAATTCACAGAAGAAGTTCCTGTAATAAAAGGAACAGGAGGGCTATTAGCTTTAACAAAAGAAGAAACAAATTATACAAAACCTCAGGCTTGTATTAGTTGCGGAAAATGTGTAGATGTTTGTCCTATGCATTTAGTACCTTTTATGTATGCTAGATTAGCTAAAAAGGAAGAATGGGAAAATTTAGGACAATATAATTTAATGGATTGTATTGAATGTGGTTCATGTGCTTATATTTGTCCAGCAAATAGACCATTAACAGAGGCTATAAAAATAGGAAAAGCTAAATTAAGAGCAATTAAGAAATAG